A segment of the Sulfurovum indicum genome:
CCTATGCATATGCACCTGAGGGGCATGAGAGTGGACTTGATGCACACCACTGATAGAGAAGGGCAACCACAAGAGTTTGCCCCTACAGCATACGTAGAGGTGCCCTTTATGGGTACCTGCCTAAAAATGAATACAATATAAAAAGGAATTATTATGGGAATGGATAGTTTGATTGGCGGTACCATCTGGGATGAGTACAGCAACAAAGTAACAGAATTAATGAACAACCCAAAAAATATGGGTGAAATTACCGAAGAAGAGGCTGAAGCAATGGGTGCAAAACTCATCGTTGCCGACTTCGGTGCGGAGAGTTGCGGGGATGCCGTACGTCTATACTGGGCAGTGGATCCAAAAACCGACGTGATACTCGAGTCAAAATTCAAGAGTTTTGGCTGTGGTACAGCGATCGCTTCTTCAGATACAATGGCAGAGCTTTGTAAAGGCAAGACCGTTGATGAAGCAGTGAAGATCACCAATATCGATGTGGAAAAAGCAATGCGTGATGAACCTGATACACCGGCTGTTCCACCTCAAAAGATGCACTGTTCGGTCATGGCATATGATGTTATTAAAAAAGCAGCAGCCCAGTATAAAGGTGTTGATATCGACTCTTTTGAAGAGGAGATCATTGTATGTGAGTGTGCACGTGTAAGCCTCTCAACACTTAGAGAAGTAATCCGTCTCAATGACCTTACCACTGTAGAGCAGATCACTGATTATACAAAAGCCGGGGCTTTCTGTAAATCCTGTATCAAACCTGGTGGTCATGAAGAGAAAGATATCTATCTTGTAGACCTTCTGGAAGAGTATGAAAAAGAGAAGATATCAAAAGCAGCAGATGCCACTGCATCAGGTGCTGATGTTCCGTTCAAAGAGATGACAATCGTACAGAAGATCAAAGCGGTCGATAAAATCATTGATGATAATATCCGCCAAATGCTCATCATGGACGGTGGAGATATGGAGATCCTTGATATTAAAGACAATGGAGAGAATATCGATATCTATATCAGATATCTTGGTGCATGTAACGGATGTGCCAGTGCAAGTACAGGCACACTCTTTGCCATTGAAAATACCCTCAAAGAGAAACTTGATCCGAACATCAGAGTCCTTCCTATCTAATTTCTTTCTCTTCCCTTTTGTTCCGTATCACCTGATATGGAACAAACTGTATAATACTCTATTACTTTCTTCTCCTGTAACTCAATGCCTCCAGTATATCCCGTTTCTCTATTGTTTGATGCCCTTCAATATCGGCAATGGTGCGTGCCACTTTCTTCACAGAAGCTATACTCCGGTGTGAAAGCCCGAACTTTCCTATGGCACCTTCAAGTATCTTTTGTGCCTCACTGTTCAGTTGACAGAATGCCTCTATCTCCTCTTCACTCAGCTTACCGTTAAGTCTCGGCTGTCCTCGCTTCTTTTGCATCTCAAAGGCTCTAAGTACCGCTTCATGCATTGCCTTTGAAGTCACATCCGCCTTGTCTGTGCTTTGTACCTCCTGCATTACAACAAAAAGATCTATACGGTCAAGGAACGGATCGGAAAGTTTGTTCTGATAACGTTTTATCTCTACCTCAGAACATCTACAGCTTTTATTTTTTGAAAGCAGGTTGCCGCATGGACAGGGGTTCTGTGCTGCTACAAACATAATATCAGCCTCATATTCTATCTTGGCATTGACTCTGGCTATATGCACCTTTCTGTCCTGCAACGGCTCTCTCAGGGCTTCAAGAACACTCTTGGAGAAGTGTGGTAGTTCATCAAAAAAGAGGATTCCATGGTTTGCAAGGGCG
Coding sequences within it:
- a CDS encoding iron-sulfur cluster assembly scaffold protein, with amino-acid sequence MGMDSLIGGTIWDEYSNKVTELMNNPKNMGEITEEEAEAMGAKLIVADFGAESCGDAVRLYWAVDPKTDVILESKFKSFGCGTAIASSDTMAELCKGKTVDEAVKITNIDVEKAMRDEPDTPAVPPQKMHCSVMAYDVIKKAAAQYKGVDIDSFEEEIIVCECARVSLSTLREVIRLNDLTTVEQITDYTKAGAFCKSCIKPGGHEEKDIYLVDLLEEYEKEKISKAADATASGADVPFKEMTIVQKIKAVDKIIDDNIRQMLIMDGGDMEILDIKDNGENIDIYIRYLGACNGCASASTGTLFAIENTLKEKLDPNIRVLPI